In the Candidatus Rhodoblastus alkanivorans genome, one interval contains:
- a CDS encoding efflux transporter outer membrane subunit, translated as MAGFSFRSRALKILPALSAPVILAACSVGPDYVRPTAPVPAKFKESKDWRPARPRDGADRGAWWTVYRDAELNRLLPQVAVTNQNVAASLASYEQARAVIRETQASLLPAINGQYPVTRSGEGSGVLSSGGSGTTSLGTNTSHAFARTLFYPQGTVGWTIDIWGKIGRQVEGNVALAQADSALLANATLSAQAQLAIAYFNLRYQDSLKDLLNRTVKIYQETEKITRNQYNSGTVSKADLITAQTQVLNTQAQAIATDVLRQQYEHAIAALVGRPPSELTIRRGALARMPPATPPGLPSTLLERRPDIAAAERAIAEQNALVGVAVGAYYPTITLSAAGGFEGANAFPFLAAYQVWSLGAAAADPLFDGGLRAAQVDAAKAAWRQSVANYRQTVLTAFQQVEDQLVALRVYAKELRVREKARDAAAEAVRVYLNQYRAGTVAFTTVVVAEATLLADEESVLATRQALFTANVTLIEALGGGYDAESLAAEKAPPLIEAAARSLPAPPP; from the coding sequence ATGGCAGGATTTTCGTTCCGCTCGCGCGCCCTGAAAATTCTCCCGGCCCTGAGCGCGCCTGTGATTCTCGCCGCCTGCAGCGTGGGACCGGACTATGTCCGCCCGACCGCGCCGGTTCCAGCGAAATTCAAGGAATCGAAAGACTGGCGCCCTGCCCGGCCGCGCGACGGCGCCGACCGCGGCGCCTGGTGGACGGTCTATCGTGACGCCGAGTTGAACCGCCTTCTGCCGCAGGTCGCGGTCACCAACCAGAACGTCGCCGCCTCGCTCGCATCTTACGAGCAGGCGCGAGCCGTGATCCGCGAAACGCAGGCCAGCCTCCTGCCTGCCATCAACGGCCAATATCCCGTCACCCGCTCCGGGGAGGGCTCGGGCGTCCTTTCCAGCGGCGGCTCCGGGACCACCTCTCTTGGAACGAACACCAGCCACGCCTTCGCCCGCACCCTTTTCTATCCGCAGGGGACCGTCGGCTGGACCATAGACATCTGGGGCAAGATCGGCCGCCAGGTCGAGGGCAATGTCGCTCTCGCGCAGGCGGATTCGGCGTTGCTCGCCAATGCGACGCTCTCCGCCCAGGCCCAGCTCGCCATCGCCTATTTCAACCTGCGCTACCAAGATTCGCTGAAAGATCTGCTCAACCGAACGGTCAAGATCTATCAGGAAACCGAAAAAATCACCCGGAATCAGTACAACAGCGGCACGGTTTCCAAGGCGGATCTCATCACCGCCCAGACCCAGGTCCTGAACACCCAGGCGCAGGCGATCGCGACCGACGTGCTCCGCCAACAATATGAACATGCGATCGCGGCCCTTGTCGGACGGCCGCCGTCCGAATTGACGATCCGCCGCGGCGCCCTGGCCCGCATGCCGCCCGCGACGCCGCCCGGCCTGCCCTCGACCCTTTTGGAGCGCCGGCCCGACATCGCCGCCGCCGAACGCGCCATCGCGGAGCAGAACGCTTTGGTCGGGGTCGCGGTCGGCGCCTATTATCCGACGATCACGCTTTCCGCCGCCGGCGGCTTCGAAGGGGCGAACGCTTTCCCCTTCCTCGCCGCCTATCAGGTCTGGTCGCTGGGCGCCGCCGCCGCGGACCCTCTGTTCGACGGCGGATTGCGGGCCGCGCAGGTGGACGCCGCCAAAGCGGCCTGGCGCCAGTCCGTCGCCAATTACCGCCAGACCGTGCTGACCGCCTTCCAGCAGGTCGAGGACCAGCTCGTCGCCTTGCGCGTCTACGCCAAGGAGCTGCGCGTGCGGGAAAAGGCGCGCGACGCGGCGGCCGAGGCGGTTCGCGTCTATCTCAACCAATATCGCGCCGGCACCGTCGCCTTCACCACGGTCGTGGTCGCCGAAGCGACCCTGCTCGCCGATGAAGAATCGGTGCTGGCGACGCGCCAGGCCTTGTTTACCGCCAATGTAACGCTAATTGAGGCCCTGGGCGGCGGATATGACGCCGAAAGCCTCGCGGCCGAGAAGGCGCCGCCATTGATCGAGGCGGCCGCGCGCTCTCTTCCGGCGCCGCCGCCATAA